One part of the Muntiacus reevesi chromosome 20, mMunRee1.1, whole genome shotgun sequence genome encodes these proteins:
- the FKBPL gene encoding FK506-binding protein-like isoform X2, protein MVWLLPSGKALRHPPGADLDSVHPFLSKTVYPRWKGPGTQMDTPPVISMGEKDSCHPQQQREKNLELPTQIRQHPRDSPTEILELGVSPDPASQILENPQETEKLAAELERDSAKSHGSANAMSEPLHASDLWYCPDGSFVKKIVVRGHGLDKPKLGSRCRGRDSWELEDTEKEALAREERARGTELFRAGNPEGAARCYARALRLLLTLPPPGPPERTVLHANLAACQLLLGQPQLAAQSCDRVLEREPGHIKALYRRGVAQAALGNLEKAMADLKKVLAIDPKNRAAQEELGKVIIQGKKQDAGLAQGLRKMFG, encoded by the exons ATGGTCTGGCTATTGCCATCAGGCAAGGCGCTTCGGCACCCCCCAG gtgcTGACCTGGACTCGGTCCATCCCTTTCTATCCAAAACTGTTTACCCACGGTGGAAGGGGCCAGGCACCCAAATGGATACACCACCAGTCATTTCAATGGGAGAGAAGGACAGCTGTCACCCGCAACagcaaagggaaaagaacctTGAATTACCTACTCAGATTAGGCAGCATCCGCGAGACTCTCCTACGGAAATCCTTGAACTGGGAGTGAGCCCAGATCCAGCTAGCCAAATTCTAGAGAATCCTCAGGAAACTGAAAAACTGGCCGCTGAACTTGAAAGAGACTCTGCTAAGTCTCATGGGTCAGCCAACGCGATGTCAGAGCCCCTTCATGCTTCTGATCTCTGGTACTGTCCTGACGGCAGCTTTGTGAAGAAGATCGTAGTCCGTGGCCACGGCTTGGACAAACCCAAGCTGGGCTCCCGCTGCAGG GGTCGAGACTCCTGGGAGCTGGAGGACACCGAGAAGGAGGCCTTGGCCAGAGAAGAACGTGCAAGGGGCACAGAATTATTTCGAGCGGGGAATCCGGAAGGAGCTGCCCGATGCTATGCACGGGCTCTTCGGCTGCTGCTGACCTTACCCCCACCTGGCCCTCCGGAACGAACTGTCCTTCACGCCAACCTGGCTGCCTGTCAGTTGCTGCTAGGGCAGCCCCAGTTGGCGGCCCAAAGTTGTGACCGGGTGCTGGAGCGGGAGCCTGGCCACATAAAGGCGTTGTACCGAAGGGGCGTTGCCCAGGCTGCTCTTGGAAACCTGGAAAAAGCAATGGCTGACCTCAAGAAGGTGTTGGCCATAGACCCCAAAAACCGGGCAGCCCAGGAGGAGCTGGGAAAGGTGATCATTCAGGGGAAGAAACAGGATGCAGGGCTGGCTCAAGGACTGCGCAAGATGTTTGGCTGA
- the FKBPL gene encoding FK506-binding protein-like isoform X1: MVWLLPSGKALRHPPGADLDSVHPFLSKTVYPRWKGPGTQMDTPPVISMGEKDSCHPQQQREKNLELPTQIRQHPRDSPTEILELGVSPDPASQILENPQETEKLAAELERDSAKSHGSANAMSEPLHASDLWYCPDGSFVKKIVVRGHGLDKPKLGSRCRVQASGFPLGSGLPEGWTELTVGLGPWRQETWGEIIEKCLESMCQGEEAELQLPGRSGLPVRLTLASFTQGRDSWELEDTEKEALAREERARGTELFRAGNPEGAARCYARALRLLLTLPPPGPPERTVLHANLAACQLLLGQPQLAAQSCDRVLEREPGHIKALYRRGVAQAALGNLEKAMADLKKVLAIDPKNRAAQEELGKVIIQGKKQDAGLAQGLRKMFG, translated from the exons ATGGTCTGGCTATTGCCATCAGGCAAGGCGCTTCGGCACCCCCCAG gtgcTGACCTGGACTCGGTCCATCCCTTTCTATCCAAAACTGTTTACCCACGGTGGAAGGGGCCAGGCACCCAAATGGATACACCACCAGTCATTTCAATGGGAGAGAAGGACAGCTGTCACCCGCAACagcaaagggaaaagaacctTGAATTACCTACTCAGATTAGGCAGCATCCGCGAGACTCTCCTACGGAAATCCTTGAACTGGGAGTGAGCCCAGATCCAGCTAGCCAAATTCTAGAGAATCCTCAGGAAACTGAAAAACTGGCCGCTGAACTTGAAAGAGACTCTGCTAAGTCTCATGGGTCAGCCAACGCGATGTCAGAGCCCCTTCATGCTTCTGATCTCTGGTACTGTCCTGACGGCAGCTTTGTGAAGAAGATCGTAGTCCGTGGCCACGGCTTGGACAAACCCAAGCTGGGCTCCCGCTGCAGGGTACAAGCTTCTGGATTTCCTTTGGGGTCAGGGCTGCCAGAGGGCTGGACAGAGCTAACTGTGGGGTTAGGCCCATGGAGGCAGGAAACTTGGGGGGAGATCATAGAGAAATGCTTGGAGTCCATGTGTCAAGGCGAGGAGGCAGAGCTTCAGCTCCCTGGGCGCTCTGGACTTCCTGTCAGGCTCACACTGGCCTCCTTCACTCAGGGTCGAGACTCCTGGGAGCTGGAGGACACCGAGAAGGAGGCCTTGGCCAGAGAAGAACGTGCAAGGGGCACAGAATTATTTCGAGCGGGGAATCCGGAAGGAGCTGCCCGATGCTATGCACGGGCTCTTCGGCTGCTGCTGACCTTACCCCCACCTGGCCCTCCGGAACGAACTGTCCTTCACGCCAACCTGGCTGCCTGTCAGTTGCTGCTAGGGCAGCCCCAGTTGGCGGCCCAAAGTTGTGACCGGGTGCTGGAGCGGGAGCCTGGCCACATAAAGGCGTTGTACCGAAGGGGCGTTGCCCAGGCTGCTCTTGGAAACCTGGAAAAAGCAATGGCTGACCTCAAGAAGGTGTTGGCCATAGACCCCAAAAACCGGGCAGCCCAGGAGGAGCTGGGAAAGGTGATCATTCAGGGGAAGAAACAGGATGCAGGGCTGGCTCAAGGACTGCGCAAGATGTTTGGCTGA
- the ATF6B gene encoding cyclic AMP-dependent transcription factor ATF-6 beta, giving the protein MAELMLLSEIADPTRFFTDNLLSPEDWDSTLYAGLDEVAEEQTQLFRCPEQDVPFGSSCLDLGMDVSPPEPPWDSLPIFPDLQVKSEPSSPCSSSSLSSESSHLSTEPSSQAPGVGEMLVVKSESLAPPLCLLGDDPTSPFETIQINVSPTSDDPSDVQIKIEPVSPSSSINSEAPLLSAESPSQAFIGEEVLEVKTESPSPQGCLLRDVPGPPPGAVQISMGLSSDGSSAKALPTRKPPLQPKPVVITTVPMPPRAVPPSTTVLLQPLVQPPPVSPVVLIQGTIRVQPEGPTPPTPRPERKSIVPAPMPGNSCPPEVDAKLLKRQQRMIKNRESACQSRRKKKEYLQGLEARLQAVLADNQQLRRENAALRRRLEALLTENSELKLGSGNRKVVCIMVFLLFIAFNFGPVSISEPPPASISPLMTRGESRPRRHLLEFSAQEPVHGAEPPQHPLQDPEEPQPSPVGHPSFRNLTAFPGDTRELLLRDLDQLFLSSDCRHFNRTESLRLADELSGWVQRHQRGRRKTPQRAQEKQKSQLRKKSPPVKAVPTQPPGPPERDSVGQLQLYRQPDRSQPEFLDAIDRREDTFYVVSFRRDHLLLPAISHNKTSRPKMSLVMPAMAPNETLSGRGPPGDYEEMMQIECEVMDTRVIHIKTSTVPPSLRKQPSSTPGNATGGPLPASAAASQAHQAAHQPSTSIISDLYDSH; this is encoded by the exons aTGGCGGAGCTGATGCTCCTCAGCGAGATTGCGGACCCGACACGCTTTTTCACCGACAACTTGCTGAGCCCGGAGGACTGGG ACAGCACTTTGTACGCCGGCTTGGATGAAGTGGCCGAGGAGCAGACGCAGCTCTTCCGTTGTCCTGAGCAGGATGTCCCG TTTGGCAGCAGCTGCCTGGACTTGGGGATGGACGTCAGCCCTCCTGAACCCCCCTGGGACTCTCTTCCTATCTTCCCAG ATCTCCAGGTGAAGTCTGAGCCATCCTCCCcctgctcttcctcctccctcagcTCTGAATCATCGCATCTTTCCACAGAGCCCTCCAGCCAG GCCCCTGGTGTAGGGGAGATGCTGGTTGTGAAGTCAGAGTCCTTGGCACCCCCACTCTGCCTCCTGGGAGATGATCCAACATCCCCATTTGAAACCATCCAGATCAATGTCAGCCCCACCTCTGATGATCCTTCAG ATGTTCAGATTAAGATAGAGCCTGTCTCTCCATCTTCCTCCATCAACTCGGAGGCTCCCCTGCTCTCTGCGGAGTCCCCCAGCCAG GCTTTCATAGGAGAGGAGGTCCTGGAAGTGAAGACAGAGTCCCCATCCCCTCAGGGGTGTCTCCTGCGGGATGTCCCCGGCCCCCCTCCTGGAGCTGTCCAGATCAGCATGGGCCTGTCCTCTGATGGCTCCTCAG CCAAAGCCTTGCCCACCCGGAAGCCACCACTACAGCCCAAACCTGTGGTGATAACCACTGTCCCAATGCCACCGAGAGCTGTGCCTCCCAGCACCACCGTCCTCTTGCAGCCCCTTGTCCAGCCACCCCCAG tgtccccagttGTCCTCATCCAAGGTACTATTCGAGTCCAGCCTGAGGGACCAACCCCTCCTACTCCACGGCCCGAGAGGAAGAGCATTGTTCCAGCCCCTATGCCTGGGAACTCCTGCCCACCTGAGGTGGAT GCCAAGCTGCTGAAGCGGCAGCAGCGGATGATCAAGAACCGCGAGTCAGCCTGCCAGTCCcgcaggaagaagaaagagtacCTGCAGGGGCTGGAAGCCCGGCTGCAGGCTGTGCTGGCCGACAACCAGCAGCTCCGGCGGGAGAATGCTGCCCTCCGCCGGCGGCTGGAGGCCCTGCTGACTGAG AACAGCGAGCTCAAGTTAGGGTCTGGAAACAGGAAGGTGGTCTGCATCATGGTCTTCCTTCTCTTCATCGCTTTCAACTTTGGGCCTGTGAG CATCAGTGAGCCTCCTCCGGCTTCCATCTCTCCTCTGATGACCAGAGGGGAGTCTCGACCCAGGAGACACTTGCTGGAGTTCTCGGCACAAGAGCCAGTTCATGGAGCCGAGCCCCCCCAGCATCCCCTCCAGGACCCTGAggagccccagcccagccccgtgGGCCACCCAAGTTTCAG GAACCTGACAGCCTTCCCCGGGGACACCCGGGAGCTGCTGCTGAGAGACCTGGACCAGCTCTTCCTCTCCTCGGATTGCCGGCACTTCAACCGAACCGAGTCCCTGAG GCTTGCCGACGAGCTGAGTGGCTGGGTCCAGCGCCACCAGAGAGGCCGGCGGAAGACACCCCAGAGAGCCCAGGAGAAACAG AAGTCTCAGCTGCGGAAGAAGTCACCTCCAGTTAAAGCAGTCCCCACCCAACCCCCTGGGCCCCCAGAAAG GGATTCTGTGGGCCAGCTGCAGCTGTATCGCCAACCAGACCGTTCGCAGCCTGAGTTCCTAGATGCAATTGACCGACGGGAAGACACATTTTATGTTGTCTCCTTCCGAAGG GACCACTTGCTGCTTCCAGCCATCAGCCACAACAAGACCTCCCGGCCCAAGATGTCCCTGGTGATGCCAGCCATGGCCCCCAATG AGACCCTGTCAGGCCGGGGCCCCCCTGGGGACTATGAGGAGATGATGCAGATCGAGTGTGAGGTCATGGATACCAGAGTGATTCACATCAAGACCTCCACAGTGCCCCCCTCGCTCCGAAAACAGCCGTCCTCAACCCCAGGCAATGCCACAGGTGGCCCCTTGCCAGCTTCTGCAGCAGCCAGCCAGGCCCACCAGGCCGCCCATCAGCCCTCTACCTCAATCATCTCTGACCTCTATGACTCACACTGA